tactggatggccacgctgctggatccccgttacaaggacaacgtaccgtccttaataccgtcactggagcataatcgtaagatgtgcgagtacaagcgcacgctggtggcattcccacctgacagcgggggcagcatttgtggaagcacaaggcgaaggcagaggtcgccaatgcagctggggcaccgccagcacctcagaaggcagggatagcatggccgaaatgtggaaaagctttgtcagcatgccacaacaaccagcaccatcagctgatatggaacgtcttagcaggaggcagcatttcaccaacatggtggagcagtatgtgtgcacacgcctacacgtactgaatgactggtctgcccccttcaacttctgggtctccaaattgggcacatggcctgagcttgccctttacgccttggaggtgctggcctaccctgcagccagtgttttatctgaacgtgtgtttagcacggcaggtggCGTCATCAcaaacaagcgcagccgcctgtccacagccaatgtggacaagctcacgttcattaaaataaaccaggcatggatccctcaggacttgtgcagaacagacatgtataccggccttaaccagccattgttatactgcagcgcaattgctcatgtttgtattttggatatctcacactcttttggagtgtaccttaattttaaaaaatgtaattaaaaccaaaaaccggtgttggctatctcatcctcctccaccgccgcttccacctactccgctacgtccaccgcctcctcaaactcctactccatatggaactccacctcataaatccatttagtttttttttgtacgtgttttatttcactactttgtcattaacattttcgggtgtaattcaccaatttttgggtgtatagtaccactgctatacctagtcggtcggttaacaaaaaaaattaaatttgtcagttacattttctggagaaatttagcaatttttttggtgtgaagtaccactgctatacctactagaccgttaaaaaataaaaacatttgtcagttacattttagggtcaaattcaccaatttttgggtgtaatatacccctcctctacctagtttacagcttaataaatttctaaaatttttattttacattttatttaacaattgttttctgtcatagacccctgctctaccaagtagactggTTAATAAATTtcggtaatttttctgttacattcttgggttgacattatacaattttagacgtgaataaacccctgctctgcataggtgacagggaataaaatttctgaaatgcttctttaattgatgcgcgccacctcctttgattcaatgcttaaacaagTTgttccacatttaagcttcaatactttgtcccacatttacgctatactcttttggccaacatttgcgcttaaatagcttttcccacaattccgcttgactcttttggcccacatttgggcttctgtaatttgtcccacatttacgcctcaatagcttttcccacattttttctcaatcccaatttttttaaataaatttatctcccttaaatttggtctctttttctcatgctccctctccggcctggaaccctgattccccgccacccgtaatcaccatggtaggcgcagaaaaaacatcgaaagttgatagagcagacatcaaattggatcgtgaacatcacggggacgtgcaacttggtggggcagtaagtatgcacacgcctacacgaactaactgacaggggtcagcccctgcaacttctgggtctccaaattgggcacatggcctgagcttgccctttacgccttggaggtgctgccctgcagccggtgtattgtctgaacgtgtgtttagcacgactggagcgttatatttcccaatattttggggtgtaccctaattaaaaaataaaaatttaaaccaaaaagcagtgtaagctacctcctccaccgccacttccacctacaccgcctcctcaacctcctactccatatggacctggtcctcctagatcaagattataatttttaatttttacgtattttatgttattttaagtcatttccctatccacatttgtttgcagagcacttgccatgctcttaaccacattttgacgacatttgcagccctctagccctttccattacatttttactgccattttagtgctcaaaagttcgggtccccattgacttcaatggggttcggggtcaagttcgggtcccgatctcgaacttttttccgaagttcagccgaacccgaacgtccaggtgtccactcaactgtaCTTCGGAGCATTTCATCCTCCgtggctctcccttgccctgtgctcttTTGCACAGGTCAAGGGCTTCTTTGTTTATGTTTTTACACTGCACTGCTAGGcgaaggcttccacctagcagtgtattcggtgacatcaccggctctgatgggcgggctttaatgCTACCCTAGcagttttacaggctaggacagcgctaaagccggcccatTAGCGCCGGTGACGGCAACAGGCTCACTGCTAGACTGAAGCCTCCACTTAGCAGTCTCTattgagagcccggtacgtcaccgaatCTCCATAAAAAGCTTTTTTCatgcgctatttagtgcagggcaaatgagagcattggagcatgaaatgctcaattgctcatattaggggggctgtcgaggttcagctctaaacctggacagcccctttaaggcccctttcacacgggcgagtattccgcgcggatgcaatgcgtgaggtgaacgcattgcacccgcactgaataccgacccattcatttctatggggctgttcacataagcggtaattttcacgcatcacttgtgcgttgcgtaaaaatcggcgcatgctctatattctgcgtttttcacgcaacgcaggccccatagaagtgaatggggctgcgtgaaaatcgcaagcaagtgcggatgcggtgcgattttcacgcacggttgctaggagacgatcgggatggagacccgatcattattattttcccttataatatggttataagggaaaataatagcattctgaatacagaatgcatagtaaaacagcactggaggggtaaaaagaaaaagaaaatttaactcaccttagtccacttgatcgcggcctggcatctccttctgtctcctttgctgaacaggacctgtggtgagcattaattacaggtaaaggacctttggtgacgtcactccagtcatcacatgatcttttaccatggtgatggatcatgtgatgaccggagtgacgtcaccaaaggtcctttacctgtaattaatgctcaccacaggtcctgttcagctaaggagacagaaggagatgccgggctacgcgatcaagtggactaaggtgagttaaattatttattttaacccctccagcgccagtttactatgcagtctgtattcagaatgctattattttcccttataactatgttataaggggaaataatacaatctacagaacaccgattgcaagcccgaacttctgtgaagaagtttgggtttgggtaccaaacatgcacgatttttctcaggcgagtgcaaaatgcattacaatgttttgcactcgcgcggaaaaatcgcaggtgttcccgcaacgcacccgcacattttcccgcaacgcccgtgtgaacccagcctaagaggtcCGGCGTCTGTGCCAAAAATTTATACCACACgtttcaaaaaataaatatagattCTTTTCTCAGGGATCTATGACATGTGATCACTGCCTGTGCATACTTTTGATTGTAGGGGTAAAGCAGACTTCTTTGAGGCAGACATTTTAGCAGAGTCCCAATATAAtactaattaaataaaaaagttatgttatAAACATGAATTCACTGGTTGAAATAAATGTTCATTATCTACCCTATGAGGTTATTGTCACGATCAGTGGGTGTGGACCACTGTGTCACATGACCAACTTCCAAAGctcctaagggcgttgtctaaatgAACGTTGTctcgttcttcacagtaccccaatTGGTAGGGATAGTCACGGCTTTTGTTTTGTgcaccatgacacttttgccacgcatgttgttcccTGCGGCAATGAGTTGTTGTTGTAGCATGTGGGggaagtgtcacggcctatgttgtgtgcgccgtgacacgtttgccacgcatgctgttgcctgcggcaacaagtgTTGCATGTGGTGCGCTTTCCCTTTAAGGCTTTTCCTTCCTTCCTGGTGTGCTCGGCGTTAAGGTGTGTGCTTGGGTGAGGTCACTTGTCTCTTTATATTTTGTTGCTGTGAGACTGAGATCAGTTGGATGTCTGCCTTTATTGGCGTAGGACCTTATGCCTAGCTCTTTGTCATCTGAGGACCATCCTAGTTCtcatcaatgtcatcccggtgtctccttcccttcctatcCTATCCTTATTTgtttggagtgggttatgttcagggtgtttgtatgtctagtttggtgttatatgtctggtggtgtttggtaaaTCAGCAAGGAAAGGAgtgtcccacggcgcaaaaaccaCCCGATGGTTCAATTGGGATCCAGGGTTCTTTATTGAGCAAGCagtacaacgcgtttcagggatataccccttcttcaggtacaaagGACTTTttcttgtattgtcttgttttatCCTCTTGATTCGTTGATGATCCAGCTGCTGTAGTAAACACAAGTCTCCGTGGTCAATTGACAACCAAATGCACTAATGAGCAGTCTGAcattctttaggcctctttcacatgggcgttgcgggaacacccacaatttttcagcgcgagtgcaaaacattgtaatgtgttttgcactcgcgtgagaaaaatcgcgcatgtttggtacccaaacccaaacttcttcacagaagttcgggcttgcgatcggtgttctgtagattatgttataaggggaaataatacagttataagggaaaataatagcattctgaatacagaatgcaaagtaaaatagcgctggaggggttaaaaataaataaataataatttaactcaccttagtccacttgatagcgcagcccggcatctccttctgtattctttcttcaggacctgggtaaaggacctttgatgacgtcactccggtcatcacatgatccatcaccatggtaaaagatcatgtgacgtaccatgtgatgaccggagtgacatcaccaaaggtccttgacctataatgaatgctcaccacaggtcctgttcagtaaaggagacagaaggagatgccggcatcgcgatcaagtggagtaaggtgagttaaattattattattattttttaacccctccagcgctgttttactatgcattctgtattcagaatgctattattttcccttataaccatgttataagggaaaataataatgatcgggtctccatccagatcgtctcctagcaaccgtgcgtgaaaatcgcaccacatccgcacttgcttgcggatgcttgcgattttcacgcagccctattcacttctatggggcctgcgttgcgtgaaaaacgcagaatatagagcatgatgcgattttcacgcaacgcacaagtgatgcgtgaaaatcaccgctcatgtgaacaaacccatagaaatgaatgggttggtattcagtgcgggtgcaatgcgttcacctcacgcatcgcatccgcgcggaatactcgcccgtgtaaaaggggccttaatgttACAAATACTTATAGGGGTAGAACAGACCGGGGCTGGAATAGGTAGATTGTTATCcttttactagcagaaggacccggcttcgcttggGTATATTTCCTCTAATGTTTCTGTGTCATTTAAAGATAtccacagtatcccccataactgtgacctctacagtacactgcccccttaacagtgaactccactgcccctcactccttaacactgatacccccacagtgccccccctctttacaatgggagGTCTACAGCAGCTCGTCCCCTTAActttgagtttcacagcacctcactcccttgacattgaccttCTAAGGggcacgcccccttaacagtgatgtatacagcacccccgctcctttaacagtgacctccacagtgcccgcccctttaatagtgacctccacactgcctgctcctttaacagtgactttcatagtgcccatccctttaacattaacctccacagtgccctgcccctttaaggctagagcTACACAACAACATGTGTTGTGCgaaattttgtctcaacaatttttagaatgattggctatggtgtcgcactgcgacacgacagtcgcaaaaaaatccatccaagatggatgcatgtagcagtgtagttgtgccctgtgtcgtgcgacttgggttggctgggttgttatggaaacctggagtaaagctgtgtatgtggagagtaaGGGCCCGCGAGCTTTTATTGGCCGAAAAGGGTTATGTGACcgacaagggatgtgtataccaaggtcGTTGAAatagatggttgcgtttttgagtgatcgcggaacatacatacccaTATATACAtacgttttttatatatatcaggCCCTGGTTTTGTACTTCACCAGGTATGGTTGAAAGATACACTACTCCCATAGATTTACGATGTGTCACTCAGATAAACTTACTGTTACCAGTGGTGGCGCCTCTCTCTATTACTACCCCTGTGCTGTCCTCATGCTCAGTggcagggacgtgcacacatagggatgaaagggggcttgagcccctgcccTTTTCATCACCGGCCCCTTAAATGCCCTCCGCTCTtacagaaattttattttattggaacttttttttttctttcataatgCGCAGATGCTGGCACTCACTGTCACGTGCGCTGCGCATTAATCTTTGTTAATTATCAAGACCAGACCCGCCGGCAAGTCACGTGGTACGGGCGGCGCGCACAGGCAGTCTTCTGAGCAGAGAAGAAGAGCTGCCTGGCTGTGTGTGCTCCCGCCCGTCCTGCCCCTGCTGACAAGCCGCCTCAGAGCCTCACCGCCCGCCCCTCCCGTCAGGAATCCGGATTCAAGTGTGGGtgagtgaagaaaaagaaaatgattgaTGACATACCACTGCCCTGCGGCCCTGCCCTGCTCACTCAGTTTAATTCCTCCTGTGTGTGCTTGCTTGTGCTGAGTGACTGGGTTGTTGTCTtgtgtttgtcttgtctgtcggtCTGAGTCACTGTCTGTgtgagtgtgtgagtgtgtgagtgtgtgagtgtgatgtGTCTGTCTGTGATCGCCCCCCGCTCTGTGCTCTGGCTACTgtgctgctgcctggcctgctgaCTGAGCCTGCCACACTCACTGTCATGGAGGTAGGCCATTAGTGGCGGCTGGCGggaaaaaacagggaggggggagggtgtataggagaggagatgctctaccTGCCTGCAAAACCCACCCACTGCCCAGCACACCCATGCTTCAGTTTACAATCATGCCTTTATGGCCCAGCAGGCCAGCACCCCTGCTTTTTGGCTACTTGTGCACCAACCCCGACGAGCAGTTCGGTGGACCTTGGTCAGGGGGTTATCCGACACCCAGAGAACCTGGCCAAGATTTGGGACACAAGATTCTCTTGGCGTGATAAGTTAGATCAGCAGATCCTGATAATATTGTTACTTTGCTTGGACCGTGATATTTGCATACTCTGAGTCGCCTCAATTGTATTGGACTGCACATTGTGATTTCATATCTGTATGtacctttttctttttgcatatacaaaaaaataaataaaaagaattgacaaaaaataaaggaatatgCATTATTACTGTATCTATTCATTTATGGAGAACAAGGAAAGACTTTTAGAAAGCAACTAAGCTTTGTGGTACAAACACTTTTTCGATTTTTGtcaagtgccctttttttttttttttttaagcccctgcccttcaaaatgtctgtgcacgtccctgctCAGTGGAAAGCCTGCAGACATACTTTCTGTCATTCCACTTGACTACAAGTAACTGGCCATTTACAAGTGTAATTGTCGCCCCTTTTTCCACATGTCTGGACACCAGCTCTTGTGGGAATCCATCTCTATTTATTTGGACTTTCCCAAAGGCCCTTGTATTTGCAGTTTTATAGGAATGGAGGGGTCACCCATACCGATCACAGACAGGGTGGTGCCTttaggaaactttatttttttttaaaaattttatttcctCTCACCATTTTTCCTTTAGAGAAAATTTCTGTATATAAGAAAACTTACTTTCACTTTTAAATGGATCTGTCCGTTGATTGGTATTCATTCAATACAGGAGACCATATGTGTTTGGGGACCTTTACAGTGGCCCTGATCATTGCTCAAAAACCTTAGCTATCCCTGGTAGGTGATATTTTACCTGCCTGTAAAAATGAGTATATTTTGGAATAAAGCCAGttagtgaccaccataaaaacaCGTAAGGGCGGTCACTAATAAGCTAAGCATGAAGAGGTCTTCTCTTATTTGTGAGTTTTTTTATGTGTAACCAGGGCTGATGTctgcttaaaacattttccacattctgaacatgaaaatggcttctctcctgtgtgaattctctgatgtacaagaagatctgatttctggttaaaacattttccacattctgaacatgcaaatggcttctcccctgtgtgaattctccaaTGTGTAACAAAACCCGATTTACGGTTAAAACTtttcccgcattctgaacatgaaaatggcttctctcctgtgtgagttctctcatgtCTAAGAAGATTTGATGTctgcttaaaacattttccacattctgaacatgaaaatgggttttctcctgtgtgaatcctCTGATGTACAAGAAGATCTGATTTCTGTTTAAAaccttttccacattctgaacatgaaaatggcttctctcctgtgtgaattctcttatgtctaAGAAGATTTGATGtctgcttaaaacatttcccacattctgaacatgaaaatggcttcacgtctgtgtgaattctctgatgtgtaacaaaagccgatttctggttaaaacatttcccacattctgaacatgaaaatggcttctctcctgtgtgaattctctgatgtgtaacaaaagcagatttctggttaaaacatttcccacattctgaacatgaaaatggcttcacgtctgtgtgaattttctgatgtacaACCAGAGCGGATTTcttcttaaaacatttcccacattctgaacatgaaaatggcttctctcttaCGTGAGCCGTTTCATGTTTAACACCTCTTCTGTGACTTTTATTGTGTGCTACAGcctgtgatgaatcagaagattgGACCTGTTTGAAAGGATCAAGTgatacatttttgctgtgaatggaTGAAGATATATCTTGGATATCGGTATGTTCTTCGTATGTATCTTGTTTGATACCATGATCAGATACTTCAAAATCTGAAGATATAAGATGTTTCTCTAAgttcctggtacagtcatctgccaagaaaaaaaaaacaacgtgcTATTGACGGAGCTCACCGTATTATAGCTCAGCCTGCTATACCACCTAGCTGATATAATGAAAATATTCAATTATTGGCTGGCTTCATACCAAAAAAAagacaacatatatatataaaaaatgtattccaTTTTTTCCTATTGTCAAAAATGTCCCAATTTATCCTCTATTTCATACAAAACCTTAAACCTTCAcacataaaataaatatggccAATAAAATAAATTACTCATAGTACTTGAATTGAGATAATGTACAATCACAGTCCCTCTCTTAGTTCcttgtgcggagctcacgcactatTTGGAACGCTGTTGTATTCTACAGCAAAATTATGAATATTTACAAGATATCCTGTTATTTTCTTGTAATAAGCTAAATGTCTAGCGGTAGTCTTATTGTTGCCACTTTGTTAATATATTCATCTCTTCGCAGGATAGTTCAATGCTTACGGTAGTATTATCATTCAGTGTAACAGTCAGCATTTAGATTAGATGTAGTATGATGCTTCTCCGCTTACCAGACTCCCGACATTCGGTTTAATATGGCTGGAAGCAAGATACATATGTGTTTGTTTCCTTATACAGTTGCGATTCTCTTGTGCTGCTAATTCCCACAGTTATCCTGCGCGCTAGTGTCGGCACTTACTTAACTGAGCATGTGGGTTGAGAATCCCAAGACGCTGACTTAATTTAAAGCTTTGAAGCGCCGCTTGTATTTCATGGTTATGAGATTCTTCCTATTAACACAAATTCAATATATCGGTATGTTCACCAGACACGTTTCGAAACCTTACTGGTTTCTTCCTCAATGGTCAAACAGTCATATGAAAAACGAGGGATAAAGTCAATCCTTATATTGTGTTGCCTTGATCTATAGAAAACCTGTATCGGATTAGATTGGGCTAATATACTTATAGAAAACCTGGACCGGAGTGTGCATTCACAACCATCTTTCATGTACTGTCAGATGATAAGATATATGTATTCAAAATATATTGGGTTGCTTTTCTCCAATACTCCGATGAAATTATGTTCTTGCTTTTATGCCACTATTACACCATGATTTCTCTTTATataatgattagtgatgagcgagcatgcttggccgaatacctgttcggctcgagcatcactatgcttggcacatggcggtactcggccgagtaccacatgtgcttgagcagcatgctcgagtctcctccctgcacgtttctcggctgctaagcagccaataaacgtgcaggcaagtattgccatcactgtaatgccagtagccatgtcggCTGATAGCATTACAGTGAtttgctggccggaacacgtcatcgggtgctatatagcactcgatgatgcaggttcggctcattgcgagtcagagagagggatagatagtgtagggagattgtgatcgcaatatattccaCTGAATAACGTTTAAAagacccaaagtccttttaaggactattgtgtgtggtggcagcaatttcatTGTGCAAAGTTGTACTCAAATTTTTTATTATACTTTGAAAAATAGAGattcttttgctatatagaaagtgtctgcagtgacttgtgacacctgtgcagcaataccttctgtgtgtcaggggcagagataggaataaaatttgtgaaaactaaaaaaaacttttcccataatccacatttttgctgtcaacgctgTAATCCGttaattgtgtgatctgcacttcaatgccttgtgtggttgtcaggcccagatatattaaaaaatataaatataaaactacatcagaaaacagtgtctgtaccgcagattccaataatctgggcctaaaatagtgtccatattctgtggtgttatgtgacatatactgtcctgcatccgaaaactgtgtctttagcggactgtaaaacaatctgcgccacatctagtgacaaaaccattaataataaggcggcgagcactaagggacggtgaAGTAGGCGTGATGTGCGTAATCAtcagcaatgaaactgtgcctgctgccagtacaccagaaaaaaataaaataaatccacTGTACCCagtttcatgtccaacttagctgggcggcgcaggacaacactgtccaagtcggacgagtgcgaacagttggtcggttggattgctgaagataatgcttccagtcgggtaagcaccaccctctcttccaccaagtccagtctctgtagccaaggtcAACtgaatcctctctctgatcatccttcctcccagcaTGGaggggcttgccaaacgagtgatcccacactcagatattccgaggagctctttccagtgccactattacatttggccctcgcgtccagcacgcttgaagagggacccgagatattgtgccctgattcccaacctcttgagacttcacagtctcaagaagatgacggtggtgaacggcaatcattcgttcacgaggtagatgatgatgagacacagttgtcaatcactgaggttgtggttatgtcaagtcaggaggataagcagagtgaggaagtggaagaggaggtggttgacgataaggtcactgacccaacatgggaaggtgaaaagccgagcgaggacagcagtacagagcgggagggatccgcagcaccacaacaggctggaagaggcagggggttgcaaaagggagaagtcggcccacaccaaacaggccggcAACCGTTACACCAAGCACccctatgcgtaaatctaccttgccaaggggtaggtgttccgcactaTGgacagtgcagacgacaaaagagtagtagtttgcaacctgtgccgtaccaaaatgagcctgggcgtgaacactagcaacctcaccaccaccagcatgatccggcacatggcatccaagtaccctaataagtgggccaaatgcctgggtccacaccactgcctcctcttcccctgtattacgcactgctggccaatcccctgtcagcgCAGGTGTCACgattggttatttccccgcttacctacctgacaagggaaaacaaacagaacgaacgactaggcccaaaagatAGGGAGAAAAGGGTTACCTCctagcgtgacagtacccccccttctacgagtgacctccggacaccccggaccaactttatccgggtgtgccctgtgaaaggccctcaccaggcggctagcactgacatcagcagccggaacccacattcttttctcaggaccgtatcccttccagtgcaccaggtactggagggaaccccgaagaacacgtgagtcaagaatcttagagatttcaaactccaaattgccatccaccaggacagggggaggtggcaatggagatggttccacatatttctttaataaagatctgtgaaacacattatggatcttccaggtctgcggaagatccagacaaaacgccaccgggttgacaatcgcagatattttgtaagggccaataaatcttggacccaatttccaagatggtaccttcagcttaatgtttctagtggacaaccacaccgaatcacccacacacaggtccagaccagtcatatgtctcctgtcagccatccatttatatctttcacccatatattccaaattaacttggatcttccgccagatagatgacaaggcggaagagaatctctcctcttctggcatcccagaagatccagtcccagaaaaagtaccaaactg
This window of the Bufo bufo chromosome 6, aBufBuf1.1, whole genome shotgun sequence genome carries:
- the LOC121004264 gene encoding oocyte zinc finger protein XlCOF6.1-like; the protein is MIQEFRRRIGEHLNDIRSGADTPIARHISNKHAVNVGAIKFQGIEEESHNHEIQAALQSFKLSQRLGILNPHAQLNDCTRNLEKHLISSDFEVSDHGIKQDTYEEHTDIQDISSSIHSKNVSLDPFKQVQSSDSSQAVAHNKSHRRGVKHETAHVREKPFSCSECGKCFKKKSALVVHQKIHTDVKPFSCSECGKCFNQKSAFVTHQRIHTGEKPFSCSECGKCFNQKSAFVTHQRIHTDVKPFSCSECGKCFKQTSNLLRHKRIHTGEKPFSCSECGKGFKQKSDLLVHQRIHTGENPFSCSECGKCFKQTSNLLRHERTHTGEKPFSCSECGKSFNRKSGFVTHWRIHTGEKPFACSECGKCFNQKSDLLVHQRIHTGEKPFSCSECGKCFKQTSALVTHKKTHK